One genomic region from Leptospira montravelensis encodes:
- the guaA gene encoding glutamine-hydrolyzing GMP synthase — protein sequence MKSDKKIAVVDFGGQYAHLIASRIRRLGAYTEILSNEEPLSVYASYAGIILSGGPSSVYEKGAPLLPDGFFQISVPILGICYGHQLLMKALGGEVVSSNSKEYGPAILEIQNPNSLLSQSLSPKTKVWMSHGDEVVRMPDGFQIVASSDNCRYAFVSNESKKQFGIQFHPEVTHSEEGEVLLRNFVNLCNAGSSWSISQFLEEQISELQKKVPQGKNVFLLVSGGVDSSVAYLLLAKALGKDRVKGLLVDTGFMRKNEVKDLMDNLHQVGFDLTIWDESEIFYKHLKSEFEPEKKRRIVGDLFLEAQGKATDSLGLDSEHWLLGQGTIYPDTIESGGTKHSHKIKTHHNRVPQIEKLIQEGKIIEPIADLYKDEVRELGRLLGLPERWIERHPFPGPGLVVRMIASPESKPPSINFTDLALSGKKAEVRILPILSVGVQGDQRSYAHCAVLNDFTTNWNELDECAVEITNFKKEINRVVFAPGISTFSGSFYYTKLTLDKEHSDILREADSIVNRILFEESIHTSIWQMPVVLVPVGLRANSYGVVLRPVESTEAMTANFYAMDRKILDKITKELLASPHISLVLYDLTHKPPGTIEWE from the coding sequence ATGAAAAGTGATAAAAAAATTGCAGTCGTCGATTTCGGCGGTCAATACGCTCACCTCATCGCTTCCCGAATTCGTAGGCTTGGAGCCTATACGGAAATCCTATCCAACGAAGAACCTCTCTCTGTTTACGCATCTTATGCGGGAATCATACTTTCCGGTGGACCAAGCAGTGTGTATGAAAAGGGAGCTCCACTTTTACCAGATGGTTTCTTCCAAATTTCTGTTCCTATACTCGGAATCTGTTACGGGCACCAACTTTTAATGAAGGCCCTCGGTGGTGAAGTTGTTTCTTCTAATTCTAAAGAATATGGTCCAGCCATTTTAGAAATTCAAAATCCAAATTCTTTACTTTCCCAATCACTCTCTCCAAAAACAAAAGTTTGGATGAGCCACGGAGATGAAGTGGTTCGAATGCCGGATGGATTTCAAATCGTTGCTTCCTCCGATAATTGTCGTTATGCGTTTGTTTCTAATGAGTCTAAAAAACAATTTGGAATCCAATTCCATCCAGAAGTCACACACTCGGAAGAAGGGGAAGTTTTACTTCGTAACTTTGTGAATCTTTGTAATGCAGGTTCCAGTTGGAGTATCTCACAGTTTCTAGAAGAACAAATCTCTGAATTACAAAAGAAAGTCCCGCAAGGAAAAAATGTGTTTTTACTCGTGTCTGGGGGAGTGGATTCTTCCGTAGCTTATTTACTTCTTGCCAAAGCTCTTGGGAAAGACCGGGTGAAGGGACTCCTTGTCGACACAGGGTTTATGCGTAAAAATGAAGTGAAGGACCTTATGGACAACCTCCACCAAGTTGGCTTCGACCTCACCATTTGGGATGAAAGCGAAATTTTTTACAAACATCTAAAATCAGAATTTGAACCTGAAAAAAAACGCCGTATCGTGGGAGATTTATTTTTAGAAGCACAAGGAAAAGCTACCGATTCCCTTGGTTTGGATTCAGAACATTGGCTTCTTGGCCAAGGAACCATTTACCCAGACACCATCGAATCCGGGGGAACCAAACACTCTCATAAAATCAAAACCCACCACAACCGTGTCCCTCAAATTGAAAAACTCATCCAAGAAGGGAAAATCATCGAACCAATCGCTGATTTGTATAAAGATGAAGTGAGAGAACTGGGAAGACTTCTTGGCCTTCCCGAACGTTGGATCGAAAGGCATCCTTTTCCGGGCCCAGGCCTTGTGGTAAGAATGATTGCAAGCCCAGAATCAAAACCGCCTTCTATCAATTTTACTGATTTGGCTCTTTCTGGAAAAAAAGCTGAAGTGAGAATTTTACCCATCCTTTCCGTGGGGGTCCAAGGCGACCAAAGAAGTTATGCCCACTGTGCCGTGTTAAATGACTTTACCACCAACTGGAATGAGTTAGACGAATGTGCAGTGGAGATCACAAATTTCAAAAAAGAAATCAATCGTGTGGTTTTTGCACCTGGAATATCCACTTTTTCCGGTAGTTTTTATTATACCAAACTGACTTTAGACAAAGAACATTCGGATATTTTGCGGGAAGCTGATTCCATCGTGAACCGAATCCTTTTTGAAGAATCCATCCATACATCTATCTGGCAAATGCCAGTAGTTTTAGTTCCTGTGGGTTTACGTGCAAATTCCTATGGGGTAGTGTTACGGCCAGTGGAATCCACCGAAGCCATGACCGCTAATTTTTATGCAATGGACAGAAAGATATTGGATAAGATCACCAAAGAACTGTTAGCTTCGCCTCATATTTCATTGGTATTGTATGATCTCACCCATAAACCGCCTGGAACCATTGAGTGGGAATAA
- a CDS encoding LBBP_01157 family protein gives MAKNKKPSKPGLFSWFIQIFRSKGKAEDQDPAKRKKESKTFSMEWAVAIDNWKKKLRTKQVSSGVVIETPKFRLTKTNDKLFRAEGENYSLILVTGNHLYKNKEDKWAGVLFVDEGVLNQNLSKDLARLDSLLSAFSVPKTDLFLEAEGPKEDWRVVLTWERFWKEQIILQMKPNSMALVMLAIGEECREFFESVATERQKRLVRDELFYLNLGNGTENNPYTKAKNLFGFGSALVEFGNTINSIKERREKENNHGS, from the coding sequence ATGGCAAAAAATAAAAAACCATCTAAACCCGGTTTATTCTCCTGGTTCATTCAGATTTTTAGATCGAAGGGAAAGGCAGAAGACCAAGACCCAGCGAAAAGAAAAAAAGAATCAAAAACATTTTCTATGGAATGGGCAGTTGCCATTGATAATTGGAAAAAGAAACTCCGTACAAAACAAGTGAGTTCTGGTGTAGTGATTGAAACTCCTAAGTTCCGTCTAACTAAAACAAACGATAAATTATTTCGAGCAGAAGGCGAAAACTATTCATTGATTTTGGTTACAGGAAACCATTTGTATAAAAATAAGGAAGATAAGTGGGCAGGTGTTCTTTTTGTTGATGAGGGTGTATTAAACCAAAACCTCTCAAAAGACCTGGCTCGTCTGGATAGTTTACTCTCTGCATTTTCAGTTCCTAAAACCGATTTATTCTTAGAGGCCGAAGGACCCAAGGAAGATTGGCGAGTTGTTCTTACTTGGGAACGGTTTTGGAAAGAACAAATTATCTTACAAATGAAACCAAATTCTATGGCTCTTGTGATGCTTGCGATAGGTGAAGAATGTAGAGAGTTTTTTGAATCTGTGGCTACAGAAAGACAAAAAAGATTGGTGAGGGATGAGCTGTTTTATTTGAATTTAGGAAATGGGACAGAGAATAATCCCTATACGAAAGCAAAAAACCTATTTGGGTTTGGTTCTGCACTAGTCGAATTTGGAAATACAATCAATTCCATAAAAGAAAGAAGAGAAAAGGAAAATAATCATGGATCATAA
- a CDS encoding SemiSWEET transporter, with protein MENLIGYVAAFLTTVSFLPQVLRVVMTKQTRDISRNMYIMFFIGVLLWFVYGVLKSDLPIILANAVTIFFVSIILYYKLRENLS; from the coding sequence ATGGAAAATCTCATCGGCTACGTTGCCGCTTTTTTAACGACCGTGTCTTTTCTCCCACAAGTATTACGAGTGGTGATGACCAAACAAACCCGAGACATCAGTCGTAATATGTACATTATGTTTTTTATTGGTGTACTTTTGTGGTTTGTGTATGGAGTTTTAAAATCTGATTTGCCTATCATTCTCGCAAACGCAGTCACCATATTTTTTGTATCCATTATTTTATATTATAAACTGAGAGAGAACCTATCATGA
- a CDS encoding D-sedoheptulose 7-phosphate isomerase: MDHKSLIQTHIEDSIAVKQQLLPFLLPSIESAGKLLVDSLNQNGLLYFCGNGGSSCDASHIAAELVVRYKSGNERKAIPALALNSDQAVLTACSNDYGYEYVFQRQVQAFGKPSDVFVGLTTSGNSQNIILAVEEARKIGMKVILFLGGDGGKLKGKADVEIIVPSKVTARIQECHILIGHILCSIIEKDLFGLD, from the coding sequence ATGGATCATAAATCACTCATACAAACACATATTGAGGATTCGATAGCCGTTAAACAACAGTTATTGCCATTTCTTTTGCCTTCCATTGAATCTGCGGGGAAACTACTTGTGGATTCTTTAAACCAAAATGGATTATTATATTTCTGTGGTAATGGAGGATCTAGTTGTGATGCTTCCCATATTGCAGCTGAACTTGTGGTTCGTTATAAATCAGGGAACGAAAGAAAAGCAATTCCCGCACTCGCCTTAAATAGTGATCAAGCTGTTCTCACTGCTTGTTCTAACGATTACGGTTACGAATATGTATTTCAAAGACAAGTGCAAGCATTTGGAAAACCATCAGACGTTTTTGTAGGACTTACCACTTCCGGAAATTCGCAAAACATCATTTTGGCGGTGGAAGAAGCTAGAAAGATTGGAATGAAGGTAATCCTATTTTTGGGTGGTGACGGTGGAAAACTAAAGGGCAAAGCGGATGTAGAAATCATTGTCCCTTCGAAGGTTACAGCAAGAATCCAAGAATGCCATATCCTGATTGGACATATTCTTTGTAGCATCATTGAAAAGGATCTCTTTGGCCTCGACTGA
- a CDS encoding O-antigen ligase family protein — MIGKQTFHKISIVFLYLFFVLSPFSISLSQIFAGASLFFLFLDFLWQKNIPRSESFFFFWILIYLGFLIYPLFHFEFSFWKQIVLKSEFGDVWMGFLLLHHANLSEQEKSNLKNAVFLGAVFLLLSGTISLFSPYRLAPFVMDGFQYVEGRRLPHQLGNLLGIFPFYLPIGFQSTHLTYGGMLALYLPSLFLKTYRSFPTFKKNNRSKFLFFSLLIFSFLGLVLLFLNQSRSVWFGLLFGFFLLSFQKKISLKKYLPWLGIGLLLVLVLLTLFYHNNWLFQRAIDDLFAKRSLENQRIWIHKMNFEILKDSFLLGIGSGNYPKEFITQAIPLVKVFPELYYDLSITPKSHAHFDFLHFWILGGLTSSIAYLCFLYWITKKILQVKKNNLIYLGFFSVIFAGSFQCFLLDDEVLLPFLGLLILLPSAPMGIKEKKKTIQKGQTQVYGILVFWIFISSAGAFYLSKTPAKDLFFHRARTEHNFPMAKAQSAINAKTAVPMPNGTKEIYFKLAGCLDHEMNFDTIPKVRVSPIQFFIHWEEIPDGHLPETLILEIRKRESFDQDKEYKVQAERIVKKESFTNLNQIQMIQVHPNEFLESLGKGIEFVDFGFLFSWKEKKPFLPRIEISGNCELITREMR; from the coding sequence ATGATTGGGAAACAAACATTTCATAAGATTTCTATTGTTTTTCTCTACCTTTTCTTTGTCCTTTCCCCGTTTTCAATTAGCCTTTCCCAAATTTTTGCCGGTGCCTCCCTTTTCTTTTTGTTTTTAGATTTCCTTTGGCAAAAAAATATTCCGAGGTCTGAATCCTTTTTCTTTTTTTGGATCCTTATTTATTTGGGTTTTTTAATTTATCCACTCTTCCATTTCGAATTTTCTTTTTGGAAACAAATCGTTTTAAAATCAGAATTTGGGGATGTATGGATGGGATTTTTATTATTACACCATGCAAACCTCTCTGAACAAGAAAAATCAAATTTAAAAAATGCAGTATTTCTAGGAGCCGTGTTTCTTCTTCTCTCAGGAACCATATCGCTTTTTTCCCCATATCGATTGGCTCCATTTGTGATGGATGGATTCCAATACGTCGAAGGCCGTCGTTTGCCCCACCAGTTGGGAAACCTTTTAGGTATTTTCCCTTTTTATTTACCGATTGGATTCCAAAGCACTCACCTAACATACGGAGGGATGTTAGCACTTTACCTTCCTTCACTCTTTTTAAAGACATACAGGAGCTTTCCCACATTTAAAAAGAATAACAGATCTAAGTTTCTATTTTTTTCCTTACTTATCTTCTCTTTTTTAGGACTCGTTTTACTTTTTCTCAATCAAAGTAGGTCCGTTTGGTTTGGGTTACTCTTTGGATTTTTCCTTTTATCTTTCCAAAAAAAAATATCTTTAAAAAAATATCTACCCTGGTTAGGAATTGGTCTCTTACTTGTATTGGTTCTTCTAACTCTATTTTATCACAACAACTGGTTATTCCAAAGAGCTATCGATGATTTATTCGCTAAACGTTCGTTAGAGAATCAAAGGATATGGATTCACAAAATGAATTTTGAAATTTTAAAAGATTCATTTTTATTGGGAATTGGTAGTGGAAATTACCCAAAAGAATTCATAACCCAAGCGATCCCTTTAGTAAAAGTTTTCCCGGAGTTATATTATGATTTGTCGATCACACCCAAATCCCATGCACATTTTGATTTTCTGCATTTTTGGATTTTAGGTGGGCTCACTTCCTCAATCGCTTATCTTTGTTTTTTGTATTGGATCACAAAAAAAATCTTACAAGTTAAAAAAAACAATCTTATATATTTAGGTTTTTTCAGTGTTATTTTTGCAGGTAGTTTCCAATGTTTTCTGTTAGATGACGAGGTATTACTTCCCTTTTTAGGACTTTTGATTTTACTTCCCTCAGCTCCTATGGGAATAAAAGAGAAAAAGAAAACTATACAAAAGGGACAAACCCAAGTGTATGGAATTCTCGTTTTTTGGATTTTTATTTCTAGTGCAGGGGCTTTTTATTTATCAAAAACTCCAGCCAAAGACCTTTTTTTTCATAGGGCTCGCACAGAACATAACTTCCCGATGGCCAAAGCTCAATCTGCTATCAATGCAAAAACGGCTGTGCCTATGCCGAACGGGACTAAAGAAATTTATTTTAAACTAGCTGGTTGTTTGGACCATGAAATGAATTTTGATACGATCCCCAAGGTTCGAGTTTCCCCGATTCAGTTTTTTATCCATTGGGAAGAAATTCCAGACGGTCATCTACCTGAAACACTCATCCTTGAAATCCGTAAGCGCGAAAGTTTTGACCAGGACAAAGAATATAAAGTGCAAGCAGAGAGAATTGTAAAAAAGGAGAGTTTTACCAACCTAAATCAAATTCAAATGATCCAAGTCCATCCGAATGAGTTTCTGGAATCTCTTGGAAAGGGGATTGAATTTGTTGATTTTGGATTTTTATTTTCATGGAAAGAGAAAAAACCTTTTCTACCGCGAATCGAAATTTCAGGGAATTGTGAATTAATAACGCGGGAAATGCGCTAA
- a CDS encoding ATP-binding cassette domain-containing protein: protein MASTDPYAIQIKNATIETTDGFKIWKGISLDIQRGYIHGIIGESGSGKSTLGFSLFGMLPKGCQLFYERFSVLGNDVRSKNLGTKLFLVPQNPNSAFHPFRTIRAQIQDFFKLSGFESISYESLFLIWDQLSIPRNHWKTYARTLSGGEKQRILLSLAFLRTPEILVLDEPTTGLDAFSEKIVLETVRNLAKMGMTVVFITHELRIVESLASQVTIMKQGEVVETISVLNQNLEPKTEYGKQLKEASLLFQ, encoded by the coding sequence TTGGCCTCGACTGATCCCTATGCAATTCAAATCAAAAATGCTACCATCGAAACAACGGATGGGTTTAAGATTTGGAAGGGAATTTCTTTAGATATACAAAGAGGGTATATCCACGGCATTATTGGTGAATCTGGATCTGGAAAGTCAACTCTAGGATTCTCTTTGTTTGGAATGTTGCCTAAGGGTTGCCAATTGTTCTACGAAAGATTTTCCGTTCTTGGCAACGATGTTCGTTCTAAAAACCTGGGAACCAAACTCTTTCTGGTTCCGCAAAATCCCAATTCAGCCTTCCATCCGTTTCGCACCATCAGAGCACAAATCCAAGATTTTTTTAAATTATCGGGTTTTGAAAGTATCTCTTATGAATCTTTGTTTTTGATTTGGGACCAGTTATCGATTCCTAGAAACCATTGGAAAACGTATGCAAGGACTTTGTCAGGAGGCGAAAAGCAGCGAATTCTACTTTCCTTAGCTTTTTTACGGACCCCTGAGATTTTGGTTTTGGATGAACCTACGACAGGACTCGATGCCTTTTCGGAGAAAATTGTCTTGGAAACTGTCCGAAACCTTGCAAAAATGGGGATGACAGTTGTTTTTATTACACACGAGTTAAGGATCGTCGAAAGTCTGGCCTCTCAAGTTACGATAATGAAACAAGGGGAAGTCGTAGAAACCATTTCGGTTCTAAACCAAAACCTGGAGCCAAAAACAGAATATGGAAAACAACTTAAGGAAGCTTCGCTACTTTTTCAGTAA
- the queF gene encoding preQ(1) synthase, whose product MSEKKSESSYEDKQDHIPSWKTPEIEWFANVYAGKEYNIEFTIPEFTAVCPKTGLPDFGTIYIDYIPRDRCVELKSLKEYMMSFRNIGIFHENVVNKILEDFVLAVDPLYVKVVGDYNVRGGVKTVVKREYKA is encoded by the coding sequence ATGTCGGAAAAAAAATCAGAATCTTCTTACGAGGACAAACAAGACCATATCCCGTCCTGGAAAACCCCAGAAATCGAATGGTTTGCCAATGTGTATGCCGGAAAAGAATACAATATTGAATTTACCATCCCGGAATTCACTGCGGTTTGCCCAAAAACCGGACTTCCCGACTTTGGAACCATATATATCGATTACATCCCCAGAGATCGCTGTGTGGAATTAAAATCCCTTAAAGAATATATGATGTCTTTTCGAAATATAGGAATTTTCCATGAAAACGTTGTGAACAAAATCCTGGAAGACTTTGTTTTGGCTGTAGATCCCCTATATGTAAAAGTGGTTGGTGATTACAATGTTCGTGGTGGAGTCAAAACTGTCGTAAAACGAGAGTACAAAGCCTAA
- a CDS encoding glycosyltransferase family 2 protein, giving the protein MDGKRKRKLSVAIITFNEEKNIGDCIRSIETVADEIIVLDSLSTDRTKEIATSFSKVKFFESPFPGHVEQKNKAIGFCSNDWILSLDADERADQTLVQSMEAFLESENILAEGYKIARLTYHLGRWIRHSGWYPLRRYRLFQKNSATWVGENPHDFIELKPGSVGKVMKGDILHFSFTDFSHQITTINQFSSIVAYTRYAKGERFSLFKTFFKPFGKFLEIYIFKFGFLDGIPGLWIAIASSFSTFLKYAKLYELDRKQIVRPSNIRKEYGKK; this is encoded by the coding sequence ATGGATGGCAAGAGAAAAAGAAAATTGTCGGTGGCTATCATCACCTTCAATGAAGAAAAAAATATTGGAGACTGTATACGCTCCATCGAAACGGTCGCAGATGAAATTATTGTTTTAGATTCCCTAAGTACAGACCGTACAAAAGAAATTGCCACCTCCTTTTCCAAGGTTAAATTTTTTGAATCTCCTTTTCCTGGGCATGTGGAACAAAAAAATAAGGCCATAGGTTTTTGTTCCAATGATTGGATTCTTTCTTTAGATGCGGATGAACGAGCAGACCAAACTTTGGTCCAATCGATGGAAGCTTTTTTAGAGTCAGAAAATATTTTGGCAGAGGGTTATAAAATTGCGAGATTGACCTATCATTTGGGACGTTGGATTCGACACAGCGGTTGGTATCCGCTTCGTAGGTATCGTTTATTCCAAAAAAATTCGGCCACTTGGGTGGGAGAAAACCCACATGATTTTATCGAACTAAAACCAGGTTCTGTTGGAAAAGTGATGAAGGGAGATATCCTCCATTTTAGTTTTACAGATTTTAGTCATCAAATCACAACAATCAATCAGTTCTCAAGCATCGTTGCTTATACTCGTTATGCGAAAGGAGAAAGGTTTTCTCTTTTTAAAACTTTTTTTAAACCATTCGGGAAATTTTTAGAAATATATATTTTTAAATTTGGGTTTTTGGATGGAATTCCTGGGCTTTGGATTGCCATTGCCTCTTCGTTTTCGACCTTTCTAAAATACGCAAAATTATATGAACTGGATCGTAAACAGATTGTTCGTCCGTCCAATATAAGAAAAGAGTATGGCAAAAAATAA
- a CDS encoding FHA domain-containing protein, giving the protein MENNLRKLRYFFSNWTFLFLVLVPPVLFAESGFSLRSVDTRNYPEIKIRFHSNRSLEPEGFVISEQMGTNSRLTDSFRLQKTEVKNPVNLYISIPSYSNAEDRRWLIQLANQLVKVSEQSGGTSQLQIQSDENKHSFERIRSNVLDVSFPFPKVPPPNYPIRNWENFLSGIKKNQTTEDHILVIVSFSPEWQDRFEIPELAKRIREKNLQLIVLAPSSLEATKLASYANGRHYPISKPNSYSELFSYLRALGEADYELNYLSPWKLSRWKTNFVSGGFATGDQGIRLEFQYELSFFKTLYLQLSDPLFFFPVSFFLIFLCLAALFYLRGYEEPRLGLTAVPNNDSEYSERKEELQVYDRMYGETMEKAARDREIAVAIAEKESLPGVSYSYAVLMRKDFNHEPIQYVLQFDEVTIGSWESNHLVLDDPNVAGIHAKIKNKKGKYILFDCVSETGVYLNGKKLLRPKVLHNLDEIQIGKTILSFRGR; this is encoded by the coding sequence ATGGAAAACAACTTAAGGAAGCTTCGCTACTTTTTCAGTAACTGGACGTTTCTGTTTTTAGTTTTGGTTCCCCCAGTTCTATTCGCAGAATCGGGTTTTAGTCTTCGCTCTGTCGATACGAGAAACTATCCAGAAATCAAAATTCGATTTCATTCCAACCGTTCATTGGAACCCGAAGGTTTTGTCATTTCTGAGCAGATGGGTACTAATTCTCGTCTAACCGATTCCTTTCGCCTCCAAAAGACTGAGGTGAAAAACCCAGTAAACCTTTATATTTCAATTCCAAGTTATTCCAATGCAGAAGATCGTCGTTGGCTCATACAATTAGCAAACCAACTGGTGAAGGTGAGCGAACAAAGTGGCGGGACATCCCAGTTACAAATTCAGTCAGATGAAAATAAACATTCATTTGAACGTATCCGCTCAAATGTTCTTGATGTTTCCTTTCCTTTTCCTAAGGTTCCTCCACCTAACTACCCCATTCGAAACTGGGAAAATTTCCTTTCGGGGATAAAGAAAAATCAGACAACCGAGGACCATATTCTAGTTATTGTGAGTTTTTCTCCTGAATGGCAAGACCGATTTGAAATTCCGGAACTTGCCAAAAGAATTCGGGAAAAGAACTTACAATTGATTGTGCTTGCACCCAGCAGTTTGGAAGCAACTAAACTTGCTAGTTATGCGAATGGAAGGCATTATCCAATTTCCAAACCGAATAGTTATTCCGAATTGTTTTCATATCTACGTGCTTTGGGTGAGGCAGATTACGAACTTAATTATCTTTCTCCTTGGAAACTCTCTAGGTGGAAAACAAACTTTGTTTCTGGGGGATTTGCCACGGGTGACCAGGGCATTCGTCTGGAATTCCAATATGAACTTTCTTTTTTTAAAACACTATACCTGCAATTATCTGATCCCTTGTTTTTTTTCCCTGTTAGTTTTTTTCTCATATTTCTTTGTTTGGCGGCATTGTTTTATTTACGTGGATACGAAGAACCTCGCCTAGGTTTGACTGCTGTTCCAAACAACGATTCCGAATATTCGGAAAGGAAGGAAGAACTCCAGGTTTATGATAGGATGTATGGGGAAACAATGGAGAAGGCAGCGCGTGATCGAGAAATCGCTGTTGCCATAGCAGAGAAAGAATCACTTCCGGGTGTTTCCTATTCGTATGCGGTCCTAATGCGTAAAGATTTCAATCATGAGCCTATCCAGTATGTATTGCAGTTTGATGAAGTGACAATTGGAAGTTGGGAATCTAACCACTTGGTGCTTGATGATCCAAATGTAGCGGGGATTCATGCAAAGATAAAAAATAAAAAAGGAAAGTATATATTGTTTGATTGTGTCTCCGAAACAGGGGTATACTTAAACGGAAAAAAATTACTAAGACCTAAGGTTCTTCATAATTTAGATGAAATTCAAATAGGAAAAACGATCCTTTCGTTTCGAGGCAGGTAG
- a CDS encoding LIMLP_04285 family protein — protein sequence MNVKTILSLFILLILSHVTFADTVTVKATKEVLENVKTSSPTANYVLVESKDGTKQAYKKNAVDVVSLPVVWESQKEEEKPGFLGTLFSSKETPNTEVTKFEEHKENPENQSFFRKKLPELAMGGMALLWLLLP from the coding sequence ATGAACGTAAAGACCATACTATCCTTATTCATTCTTTTGATTTTATCGCATGTTACTTTTGCAGACACAGTCACTGTGAAGGCTACCAAAGAGGTTTTGGAAAACGTAAAAACATCTTCCCCAACTGCAAATTATGTTTTGGTGGAATCCAAAGACGGCACTAAACAAGCATATAAGAAAAATGCGGTAGATGTAGTTTCTCTTCCTGTGGTTTGGGAATCACAAAAGGAAGAAGAGAAACCTGGTTTTTTGGGTACCCTATTTTCATCCAAGGAAACACCGAATACAGAAGTAACAAAATTCGAAGAGCATAAAGAAAACCCAGAAAACCAAAGTTTTTTCAGAAAAAAACTACCTGAACTGGCTATGGGCGGAATGGCCCTACTCTGGCTCCTTTTGCCTTAA
- the leuC gene encoding 3-isopropylmalate dehydratase large subunit: protein MKTMFEKIWNDHLVHEDDGTCLIYIDRHLVHEVTSPQAFESLKLTNRKVRRPDATFATMDHNVSTRTRDWKSVDPISVLQMQTLMDNCKENGITLFDINHPDNGIVHVVAPELGLTHPGMTIVCGDSHTATHGAFGALAFGIGTSEVEHVLATQTLVQKKPKTLEIRVDGKLSPLVSAKDIVLAIIGKIGTDGATGYVIEFTGEAIRSLSMEGRMTICNMAIEAGARAGLISPDDTTINYIKGRDFAPKGDAFDVAAAKWKAYATDAGAKFDKTVVLNASEIAPMVSWGTSPGQVIPVTNVVPSPSDFTDPVQKKSAESALAYMDLKPGQKLSDVKVNKVFIGSCTNSRIEDLRVVANTVKGKKVSKEVEAIIVPGSGRVKRQAEQEGLDKIFLEAGFQWRNPGCSMCLAMNDDVLSPGDRCASTSNRNFEGRQGKGGRTHLVGPAMAAAVAVEGHFVDIREWK from the coding sequence ATGAAAACCATGTTTGAGAAGATTTGGAATGACCATTTGGTCCACGAGGATGATGGGACCTGCCTCATTTACATCGACAGACACCTAGTCCATGAAGTTACAAGCCCACAGGCCTTTGAAAGTTTAAAACTAACAAACAGAAAAGTGCGTAGACCAGACGCTACTTTTGCTACGATGGATCACAACGTTTCCACAAGAACTCGGGATTGGAAATCTGTAGATCCCATCTCTGTCCTTCAGATGCAAACTCTTATGGACAATTGTAAAGAAAACGGAATTACATTATTTGATATCAATCACCCTGACAATGGAATTGTCCACGTGGTGGCACCGGAACTAGGCCTCACCCATCCAGGGATGACCATTGTTTGTGGGGATTCCCATACAGCAACTCATGGTGCTTTTGGAGCTCTTGCTTTTGGAATCGGAACCTCAGAAGTTGAACATGTTCTAGCTACACAAACTCTTGTCCAAAAGAAACCAAAAACTTTAGAGATTCGTGTGGATGGGAAATTATCTCCCCTTGTTTCTGCAAAAGACATTGTCCTTGCCATCATTGGTAAAATTGGAACTGATGGGGCCACAGGATACGTGATTGAATTTACGGGAGAGGCCATTCGTTCTCTCAGTATGGAAGGTCGTATGACCATTTGTAATATGGCGATTGAAGCTGGTGCTCGCGCCGGCCTCATTTCTCCCGATGACACTACCATTAATTATATCAAAGGAAGAGACTTTGCTCCGAAAGGTGATGCATTTGATGTAGCAGCTGCTAAATGGAAAGCTTATGCTACTGATGCTGGTGCTAAGTTTGATAAAACAGTGGTACTCAATGCGAGTGAAATTGCACCTATGGTTTCTTGGGGAACTTCTCCTGGCCAAGTCATTCCTGTGACAAACGTAGTTCCAAGTCCTTCTGATTTCACAGATCCCGTGCAAAAAAAATCGGCAGAGTCCGCTCTTGCTTATATGGATTTAAAACCGGGTCAAAAACTATCGGATGTTAAAGTGAATAAAGTATTTATAGGTTCTTGTACAAATTCAAGGATCGAAGACCTTCGTGTGGTAGCAAATACAGTCAAAGGGAAAAAAGTAAGTAAAGAGGTAGAGGCCATCATTGTACCAGGTTCTGGTCGGGTGAAACGCCAAGCAGAACAGGAAGGCCTAGATAAAATCTTTTTAGAAGCTGGATTCCAATGGCGTAATCCAGGTTGTTCTATGTGCCTTGCTATGAATGACGATGTACTTTCTCCGGGTGATCGTTGTGCCTCCACTTCCAATAGAAACTTTGAAGGAAGACAGGGGAAAGGTGGACGCACCCATTTAGTCGGACCTGCAATGGCTGCGGCTGTGGCTGTAGAAGGACATTTTGTAGACATTCGGGAGTGGAAATAA